From Aspergillus fumigatus Af293 chromosome 5, whole genome shotgun sequence, a single genomic window includes:
- a CDS encoding putative integral membrane protein, with product MALAVMLGRDAGDSVDRTMHNWNTATQIICIVAMTIFFGLRVYTRIFILNGFGKEDWTCMGSWFLGVIYSVIALIMGHYGGGLHQSDVPTSYLIPFQKTVYVTMVMYGPTAFLTKISLLWIMTRVFSPYRKAVFFIYIFLVIMLLYYIPAVIVKIRICNPIGKFWDDSINGSCLDQSAIILADAVVSVVSDAIILILPLPLTLSLQMSMRKKVRVMGILGAGGLACASSVVRLILILKTGQSKDGTYSFMRINMFGNAEIAIGVICACLPSLSALLSRVLHEYSSNNKATYPSTHELGGVSKQSRTDRRLSRSKHQMSHLDTASDQEILMHNAQGDPKIETSIRGDTSSRRIVPSESMGIMKTVDVSTSVTTH from the exons ATGGCTCTCGCAGTGATGCTTGGGCGAGATGCTGGCGATTCCGTGGACAGGACGATGCACAATTGGAATACGGCCACTCAGATAATATGCATTGTGGCCATGACTATCTTCTTTGGGTTGCGTGTCTACACTCGAATATTCATTCTTAACGGGTTCGGGAAGGAAGACT GGACTTGCATGGGCTCTTGG TTCCTTGGAGTCATATACTCTGTCATCGCCCTCATCA TGGGACATTACGGAGGCGGACTGCACCAGAGTGACGTGCCAACCTCCTACCTGATTCCTTTCCAAAAG ACCGTCTACGTGACAATGGTCATGTACGGACCGACAGCATTCCTGACCAAGATCTCACTCCTCTGGATTATGACCAGAGTGTTCAGCCCCTATCGCAAAGCCGTTTTTTTTATCTACATCTTCCTAGTAATCATGCTTCTCTACTACATCCCCGCCGTGATCGTCAAAATCCGCATCTGCAACCCAATCGGTAAATTTTGGGACGATAGTATAAACGGCAGCTGCCTGGACCAGTCGGCAatcatcctcgccgacgCAGTCGTCAGCGTCGTCAgcgacgccatcatcctcatcctccctctCCCGCTGACACTGAGCCTCCAAATGTCTATGCGCAAGAAGGTGCGCGTGATGGGCATCCTCGGCGCCGGTGGCCTTGCCTGCGCCTCAAGCGTAGTCCGTCTCATTCTCATTCTCAAAACCGGCCAGTCCAAAGACGGGACTTATTCGTTTATGCGGATCAATATGTTTGG AAACGCCGAAATCGCCATCGGAGTCATCTGCGCCTGCCTCCCCTCCCTCTCCGCTCTGCTCAGTCGAGTCCTCCACGAATactccagcaacaacaaaGCAACTTATCCCTCCACCCACGAACTCGGCGGGGTGTCGAAGCAGAGCCGCACGGATCGGAGACTCAGCCGCAGCAAACATCAGATGAGCCACTTGGATACCGCGTCCGATCAGGAGATCCTCATGCACAATGCGCAGGGGGACCCGAAGATCGAGACGTCGATCCGGGGGGATACGTCGTCGCGGCGGATTGTGCCGTCGGAGTCTATGGGTATCATGAAGACGGTGGATGTGTCGACGTCGGTGACGACGCACTAG
- a CDS encoding putative MFS sugar transporter yields the protein MGTFGSQTSTYNRLVTIFVAVGSLTYGYCASIISSTIGQPGWYSYFKLPAEGEPGYASITTPAISTANGVFSAGGAVGTLFIMWSCDYFGRKVNIQFGAFFSLFGGALQAGANSLEMFQAGRFVCGLGIGILVTVCPMYLSEMSSAFRRGWLVGHHAIFLVFGYMLSGWVGYACYYAKDIGSFGWRFPLALQCLPPLVLLVGSPWLPRSPRWLISKGKHEEAKVVLERLRQSPDDPDNLVAKEEYYQTAEQIRLESERLSEYGNVWKAVVKKKSYRKRMVIGFLTQWGAEFGGPLIINNYAVLLYSNLGMKGGMPLLLSAVWLTTAGLIYNPLGAWLHDKVNSRRGMYITGFVGIIITTSCLAAMTAEYAGTTNKAGNAFGILFIYLYLAFQGTFCDTTMYLYVSEIFPTEIRPIGMGFSLFGQFAATLILLETAPMGFNNIGWKYYLVIICWSAFFIPVIYFFFPETARLTLEEIAKNFGEEVAVHLTDATDEERAQLERTIVDQKNSVQSEAKAA from the exons ATGGGGACGTTCGGTTCACAGACCAGTACCTATAACAGGCTGGTCACTATTTTTGTAGCCGTTGGGTCACTG ACCTATGGTTACTGTGCTTCCATCATCAGTAGTACAATCGGGCAGCCGGGATGGTATAGCTATTTCAAGCTCCCTGCCGAGGGGGAACCGGGATATGCCTCGATCACAACGCCGGCTATCTCGACAGCTAATGGTGTCTTCAGCGCCGGAGGTGCTGTCGGCACGTTGTTCATTATGTGGTCATGCGATTACTTTGGTCGTAAGGTGAACATCCAGTTCGGTGcctttttctccctcttcggTGGCGCGCTTCAGGCTGGCGCAAACTCGCTCGA AATGTTCCAAGCGGGTCGGTTCGTCTGCGGTCTCGGCATCGGTATCCTGGTCACGGTGTGTCCCATGTACCTTTCTGAAATGTCGAGCGCGTTTCGCCGCGGCTGGCTTGTTGGTCATCATGCGATCTTCCTGGTGTTTGGGTATATGCTTTCTGGTTGGGTTGGCTACGCATGCTATTATGCCAAGGACATTGGCTCGTTCGGCTGGAGGTTCCCGCTGGCCCTTCAGTGTCTGCCACCTCTTGTGCTCCTCGTCGGATCTCCATGGCTTCCGCGCTCTCCGCGTTGGCTCATCTCAAAGGGCAAGCACGAGGAAGCCAAGGTCGTCTTGGAGCGGCTCCGTCAGTCCCCCGACGACCCGGACAACCTCGTCGCGAAGGAGGAGTATTATCAGACTGCAGAACAGATTCGCTTGGAATCTGAGAGGCTGTCCGAGTACGGCAATGTGTGGAAAGCAGTCGTGAAGAAGAAGTCGTACAGAAAGCGAATGGTCATCGGGTTCCTAACTCAGTGGGGAGCAGAATTTGGTGGGCCCTTGATTATT AACAACTACGCGGTTTTGCTATACTCAAATCTCGGCATGAAGGGCGGTATGCCTTTGCTTCTGAGCGCAGTGTGGCTGACAACAGCTG GTCTTATCTACAATCCCTTGGGTGCCTGGCTTCATGACAAGGTCAACTCGCGGCGGGGTATGTACATCACCGGTTTCGTTGGAATCATAATCACTACTTCATGCTTGGCTGCAATGACCGCCGAATATGCGGGCACAACAAACAAGGCCGGAAACGCCTTTGGCATTCTGTTCATATATCTCTACCTGGCGTTCCAGGG AACTTTCTGCGACACGACCATGTACCTCTATGTCTCTGAGATCTTCCCAACGGAGATCAGACCCATCGGCATGGGATTCTCCCTTTTTGGGCAGTTTGCCG CTACCCTGATCTTGCTTGAGACTGCCCCTATGGGCTTCAACAATATTGGCTGGAAGTACTACCTGGTCATCATCTGCTGGTCTGCATTCTTCATTCCCG TTATttacttcttcttcccggAGACCGCACGCTTGACCTTGGAAGAAATCGCGAAGAACTTTGGCGAAGAGGTTGCCGTTCATCTCACCGATGCGACCGACGAAGAGAGAGCCCAGCTGGAGCGAACTATTGTCGACCAGAAAAACAGTGTGCAATCTGAGGCAAAGGCTGCTTAG
- a CDS encoding SDR family oxidoreductase codes for MNKASAGARLQGKVAIVTGGGSGFGAAISRRFGEEGAKVIVADINVENGEKIAAQNPENLVFYKMDVTSASDWDEVMDLAFAKFGRLDVLVNNAGTTYRNKPTLEVTEEEWERVFNVNVRSIFLGSKALMGRLIQQGQGGSMINISSTGASRPRPGLVWYNASKGAVSNATKGLAAEYGPHNIRVNTVSPLLSGTGLFSMFTGMEDTPENREKFIGNVPLGRLTDPNDVANMCLYLASDEGSFINGAEMIVDGGKCI; via the exons ATGAACAAAGCTTCAGCCGGTGCGCGTCTTCAGGGCAAGGTCGCCATTGTAACAG GAGGAGGCTCGGGCTTTGGCGCGGCTATATCTCGGCGGTTTGGTGAGGAGGGCGCCAAGGTGATTGTCGCCGATATCAATGTCGAGAACGGAGAGAAGATCGCCGCGCAAAATCCCGAAAACTTGGTTTTTTACAAGATGGACGTCACAAGCGCTTCGGACTGGGACGAGGTCATGGATCTTGCCTTTGCCAAGTTTGGTCGATTGGACGTGCTGGTCAACAATGCCGGAACTACATACAGGAATAAG CCCACTTTGGAAGtcaccgaggaggaatggGAACGTGTGTTCAATGTTAACGTTCGGAGCATCTTCCTTGGATCGAAAGCATTGATGGGGCGGTTGATCCAGCAGGGCCAAGGAGGTTCTATGATcaacatctcctccaccgGAGCCTCAAGACCGCGACCGGGATTGGTGTGGTACAATGCATCCAAGGGCGCTGTTTCCAAT GCCACCAAAGGGCTTGCGGCTGAGTACGGCCCCCACAATATCCGCGTCAACACAGTCAGTCCTCTCTTGTCCGGGACGGGCCTATTTTCCATGTTCACTGGCATGGAGGACACACCTGAGAACCGTGAGAAGTTTATCGGGAATGTGCCCCTCGGCCGGTTGACCGACCCAAATGATGTGGCGAATATGTGTTTGTACCTTGCCAGTGATGAGGGCAGTTTCATCAACGGCGCGGAGATGATCGTCGATGGTGGCAAGTGTATATGA